One Nicotiana tomentosiformis chromosome 4, ASM39032v3, whole genome shotgun sequence genomic window carries:
- the LOC104093682 gene encoding probable beta-1,4-xylosyltransferase IRX9H yields the protein MASIRRTLSPNHERHYQNGNQTSVQSPSQKLILNGKSSSILYSRKNYISRRKLFYRCLIFFVLGFILGMAPFGDFDDARSRDFSFEIKPSVVNVKEEMKDEVIPRPDNVVVNSVKLPGSLVDEVKGKFDYVPRKLLIVVTPTYNRALQAYYLNRLSEVLKTVKSPLLWIVVEMNAASAETADILRKTGVMYRHLVCSKNMTDIKDRGVHQRNVALDHIEHHRLDGIAYFADDDNIYSLELFESIRSINRFGTWPVAMLAQSKSKAILEGPVCNGSQVIGWHTNEKSKQLRRFHVDMSGFAFNSTILWDPKKWHRPTSDPIRQLDNVKEGFQETTFIEQIVEDESQMEGIPPGCSRVLNWHLHLETHGLVYPRGWLLQKNLDAVFSTT from the exons ATGGCTTCCATCCGAAGAACTCTATCACCGAATCACGAACGGCATTATCAGAATGGAAACCAAACTTCAGTTCAATCGCCATCTCAGAAGCTCATTTTAAACGGCAAAAGCTCTTCGATACTATATTCTCGGAAAAATTATATATCCAGGAGGAAGTTATTCTATAGGTGTTTGATATTTTTTGTGCTAGGGTTTATATTAGGTATGGCACCATTTGGTGATTTTGATGATGCGAGGAGCCGTGATTTTTCATTTGAGATCAAGCCGTCTGTAGTGAATGTTAAGGAGGAGATGAAAGATGAGGTAATCCCTAGACCTGATAATGTTGTGGTAAACTCAGTTAAATTACCTGGTAGTTTGGTGGACGAAGTGAAAGGGAAGTTTGATTATGTACCGAGGAAACTGTTGATTGTGGTGACTCCGACTTATAATAGGGCACTTCAAGCTTACTATCTCAATAGATTGAGCGAGGTGTTGAAGACCGTGAAGTCACCTCTGTTGTGGATTGTGGTTGAAATGAATGCAGCATCTGCTGAGACTGCAGATATTTTGAGGAAGACTGGAGTTATGTACCGGCATCTAGTGTGTTCCAAGAATATGACGGATATAAAAGACCGCGGGGTGCATCAGAGGAATGTTGCTTTGGATCATATTGAACATCATAGGCTCGATGGAATTGCTTACTTTGCAGATGATGATAATATCTACTCCCTTGAATTGTTTGAGAGCATTAGATCGATCAA TCGTTTTGGCACTTGGCCTGTTGCTATGCTGGCGCAAAGTAAAAGCAAAGCAATACTAGAGGGCCCTGTGTGTAATGGAAGTCAAGTTATTGGGTGGCACACTAATGAGAAGAGTAAGCAACTTAGAAGATTCCACGTCGATATGTCTGGCTTTGCCTTCAATAGCACTATATTATGGGATCCAAAGAAATGGCATCGACCAACTTCAGATCCCATTCGACAGTTGGACAATGTGAAGGAGGGTTTCCAA GAAACCACTTTCATAGAACAAATTGTTGAAGACGAAAGCCAAATGGAAGGTATCCCCCCTGGTTGCTCAAGGGTATTGAATTGGCACCTTCATCTGGAAACTCATGGACTTGTCTATCCGAGAGGCTGGCTCCTTCAAAAGAACCTTGATGCAGTTTTCTCTACCACATGA
- the LOC108944684 gene encoding uncharacterized mitochondrial protein AtMg00810-like, which yields MVTVRSVKPWLFLEVGIYTRWMSKMTFCKVIFMKRFTWICVKVLGGGGAEGFIQNNHDYSLFTLKKPEGMVIILVYVDDLLITGSNDQLITEAKEILHRQFKLKDLGELKYFLGIKILRSVIGVVLNQRKYVLELIYEMGLSGAKPAITPLENNIKLTSIAYDQASGSTGDSPLEDVSAYQRLIGRLMYVTTTRPDISYVIHTLSQFMQHPKKSHWEAALRVVRYLKNISCQDIWLRSGPASKLQCWCDSNWAACPNTRRSVTGYVVKFDESLISWKSKKQQTVSKSSAS from the exons ATGGTAACAGTAAGGTCAGTCAAGCCTTGGCTGTTTCTAGAGGTTGGAATTTATACCAGATGGATGTCTAAAATGACTTTTTGCAAGGTGATCTTTATGAAGAGGTTTACATGGATATGTGTGAAGGTTTTAGGAGGCGGGGGAGCTGAAG GTTTCATACAAAATAATCATGACTACTCCTTATTCACATTAAAGAAACCAGAAGGCATGGTGATCATCCTGGTGTATGTGGATGATTTGCTTATCACAGGCAGCAATGATCAGCTGATTACTGAGGCAAAGGAGATACTTCATCGGCAGTTCAAGCTAAAGGACTTAGGTGAGCTCAAGTACTTCTTGGGCATTAAAATCTTAAGGTCAGTAATTGGGGTAGTTTTGAATCAAAGGAAATATGTCCTAGAACTCATTTATGAAATGGGACTCAGTGGTGCCAAGCCAGCAATCACCCCTTTGGAGAACAATATCAAGTTAACTTCCATTGCATATGATCAGGCATCAGGTTCTACAGGCGACTCACCTTTAGAAGATGTTAGTGCATATCAGAGATTGATTGGTCGTTTGATGTATGTGACTACAACAAGACCTGATATTAGCTATGTTATTCACACCTTGAGCCAGTTCATGCAGCACCCTAAGAAGTCCCACTGGGAGGCTGCTCTTAGGGTGGTCAGATATCTGAAAAATATTTCATGCCAagatatttggttgaggtctggTCCTGCATCGAAGTTACAATGTTGGTGTGATTCTAACTGGGCAGCTTGCCCCAATACTAGGAGATCAGTAACGGGCTATGTGGTAAAATTTGATGAATCTCTCATTTCATGGAAGTCAAAGAAGCAACAAACAGTGTCCAAAAGTTCAGCATCGTAG
- the LOC138910334 gene encoding uncharacterized protein, translated as MTESTISYTHLLCLGPADTPGIVLIPVKLTGSENYMLWSITMKIALLGKRNIGFMNGTCTKESCTTELQEQWKTCNIIVLSWLMNTVSTELLCGIAYASNAHLVWENLRDRLDKDLWIEYDVMVPKANSRDYVDYLEQQRLLQFLSGLNDSYDQARRQILMKSNVPSINQAYAIMIEDESR; from the exons ATGACGGAATCAACAATTTCGTACACACATCTATTGTGTCTAGGTCCAGCAGATACTCCAGGCATTGTTCTGATTCCTGTGAAGCTTACAGGATCTGAGAATTACATGTTATGGAGTATAACGATGAAGATCGCACTACTTGGGAAGAGAAATATAGGGTTTATGAATGGAACTTGTACGAAGGAATCGTGTACTACTGAGCTACAAGAGCAATGGAAAACTTGTAATATTATTGTCCTCTCATGGCTCATGAACACAGTATCCACGGAACTCTTATGTGGAATTGCATACGCTTCAAATGCTcaccttgtgtgggaaaacttGAGGGATAGATTAGATAAG GATTTATGGATTGAATATGATGTTATGGTACCTAAGGCCAATTCAAGGGATTATGTTGATTATTTAGAGCAGCAGAGATTGCTACAATTCCTCAGTGGATTAAACGACTCTTATGACCAAGCTAGAAGACAGATCCTCATGAAGTCAAATGTGCCCTCTATCAATCAAGCTTATGCGATTATGATCGAAGATGAATCTAGATAG